A single genomic interval of Arthrobacter methylotrophus harbors:
- a CDS encoding FecCD family ABC transporter permease codes for MPTRAASKRLNRTALLGAGVVVLFAVTVLLGSYTVTVPDFFRILTAHLTGGEKIPGASFIVMENKLPRAVLAILIGVAFGLSGGLFQTMLRNPLASPDVIGISYGASAAAVLAIVVFGASGAAVSAAALAGAIGVALVIYAISQGPSSGGPGGRGSGGRHGNAAGNRLILAGIGIAAALGAVVNFLMTRADIRTASEALIWLNGSLNSANWERAGVLLASLAVLIPALAFLAGPLRMLELGDDAATALGIRVNAVRFGLVITAVALAAVATAAAGPVAFVAFLAGPIARRIIGRPSLPASAFTGALIVLAADYFAYNVAPLVLAGTVLPVGVITGALGAPFLLWLLVTSHRKEA; via the coding sequence GTGCCAACTCGCGCCGCCTCGAAGAGACTGAACCGGACCGCGCTCCTGGGTGCCGGCGTCGTGGTCCTCTTTGCGGTGACCGTGCTCCTGGGCAGCTACACGGTCACCGTTCCCGACTTTTTCAGGATCCTCACTGCCCACCTGACAGGCGGCGAGAAGATCCCCGGCGCAAGCTTCATCGTCATGGAAAACAAACTTCCCCGAGCGGTGCTGGCCATCCTGATCGGCGTGGCGTTCGGGCTCTCCGGCGGACTTTTCCAAACCATGCTTCGCAACCCGCTCGCGAGCCCGGACGTCATCGGCATTAGTTACGGCGCGAGTGCCGCGGCAGTCCTGGCCATCGTGGTGTTCGGGGCTTCCGGGGCCGCCGTGTCCGCTGCCGCTCTAGCCGGCGCAATCGGCGTCGCGCTTGTCATCTACGCTATTTCGCAGGGACCGAGCAGCGGGGGTCCAGGTGGCCGCGGCTCAGGAGGCCGGCACGGAAACGCGGCAGGCAACCGCCTTATCCTCGCCGGCATTGGTATCGCCGCCGCACTGGGGGCTGTGGTGAATTTCCTCATGACCCGGGCGGATATCCGGACAGCTTCCGAAGCCCTCATTTGGCTCAACGGTTCCTTGAATTCGGCCAATTGGGAGCGTGCGGGCGTCCTTCTCGCCTCGCTCGCGGTGCTCATTCCCGCGTTGGCCTTCCTCGCCGGGCCACTGCGCATGCTTGAACTCGGCGACGACGCTGCGACCGCACTGGGAATTCGGGTGAACGCCGTGCGTTTCGGGCTGGTGATCACCGCCGTCGCACTCGCAGCAGTGGCGACGGCGGCTGCCGGGCCGGTTGCCTTCGTCGCCTTCCTCGCCGGTCCGATCGCGCGCCGGATCATCGGACGGCCCAGCCTTCCGGCGTCGGCGTTCACGGGCGCCCTCATTGTCCTGGCGGCCGACTACTTCGCATACAACGTGGCGCCCCTTGTCCTGGCCGGCACGGTACTGCCGGTCGGCGTAATTACTGGCGCACTCGGTGCTCCATTCCTGTTGTGGCTGCTGGTCACGTCCCATCGAAAGGAAGCCTGA
- a CDS encoding ABC transporter ATP-binding protein, protein MAQLSARGLTLQYGQRRVVEGLSTEIPEGMVTMIVGANACGKSTLLRGLSRLLKPSGGVVTLDGKDIHSRPARELARTLGLLPQHPLAPDGITVRELVGRGRYPHQGFFRSWGTGDLSVHDLAVERALESTATVELAERNVDELSGGQRQRAWIAMALAQETEVLLLDEPTTYLDLAHQVEVLDLVTDLNRNRGTTVAIVLHDLNLAARYADHVIAMKAGAIVAEGPAADVLTEDLVRDVFGLESRVVPDPLSGTPLILPIGRHHTATSPTPLELEFAS, encoded by the coding sequence ATGGCACAACTGAGCGCGCGCGGCTTGACGCTCCAATACGGGCAGCGACGGGTGGTCGAAGGGCTCTCGACAGAGATTCCCGAGGGGATGGTGACTATGATCGTGGGTGCCAACGCTTGCGGAAAGTCCACGCTGCTCCGGGGGCTGTCGAGGCTCCTGAAGCCCAGTGGCGGCGTCGTCACCTTGGACGGAAAGGATATCCACTCCCGTCCGGCCCGCGAACTCGCCCGCACCTTGGGTCTTCTTCCGCAGCATCCCCTTGCCCCGGATGGCATCACTGTCCGCGAACTTGTGGGCCGCGGGCGTTATCCGCACCAAGGATTCTTCCGTAGCTGGGGGACTGGTGACCTGTCGGTGCATGATCTCGCCGTCGAACGCGCGCTCGAAAGCACTGCGACGGTGGAGTTGGCTGAGCGGAACGTCGACGAACTGTCCGGCGGCCAACGCCAACGGGCGTGGATCGCCATGGCCCTTGCGCAGGAAACGGAGGTCCTGCTCCTCGACGAGCCCACCACCTATCTTGACCTGGCACACCAGGTGGAGGTTCTGGATTTGGTAACCGACCTCAACCGCAACCGCGGAACCACGGTGGCCATTGTGCTGCACGACCTCAATCTGGCGGCGCGATACGCGGACCACGTCATCGCCATGAAGGCGGGTGCGATTGTTGCCGAGGGGCCCGCTGCCGATGTGCTCACCGAAGACCTGGTCCGCGACGTTTTCGGACTGGAATCCCGGGTGGTTCCCGATCCGCTGTCTGGCACCCCGCTCATCCTCCCGATCGGCCGACACCATACAGCCACGTCCCCAACCCCTCTCGAACTGGAGTTCGCCTCATGA
- a CDS encoding siderophore-interacting protein, with protein MSADTGAAVRNTATEPMTLAFDVTVTAVEDIGPNFRRITFGGYCLRDFGVSGNTMDLRIKLMIPSLDAGGHRLPLPAFNTSDAGWYKEWLGMDPAVRGSMRTYTVRNERLDAVYPEIDVDFVMHFDDDDGGAAHRTGAAHRTGAAHRTVGPHRTGGPAAYWARAAKPGDAITIIGPNNRAAHCITAETYSGIEWRPGLAQRVLLAGDETAVPAISAILESLPEDLKGHAFLEVPEAADFQDLATDADVEITWLARGALGSRSRPRGELLREAVRGAVPVPGWVGIISLDGPAGPEPEDVNIDQDILWDTPLRMDTAAIQASRNPGLPAGALPFYAWIAGEAGVVKELRRYLVRDAGIDRKQVAFMGYWRKGKAEL; from the coding sequence ATGAGCGCAGACACAGGAGCCGCTGTGCGGAATACAGCCACGGAGCCGATGACCCTGGCCTTCGACGTCACAGTCACGGCTGTGGAGGATATCGGCCCCAATTTTCGCCGCATCACTTTCGGCGGATACTGCCTTCGCGATTTCGGTGTTTCGGGAAACACCATGGACCTGCGGATCAAGCTCATGATTCCCTCGCTCGACGCCGGCGGCCACCGGCTGCCGCTCCCCGCCTTCAACACGAGCGATGCCGGCTGGTACAAGGAGTGGCTAGGCATGGATCCCGCGGTGCGTGGTTCGATGCGGACCTACACTGTGCGGAACGAGAGGCTCGACGCCGTCTACCCGGAGATCGACGTCGACTTCGTGATGCACTTCGACGACGACGACGGCGGCGCGGCCCACCGGACGGGCGCGGCCCACCGGACGGGCGCGGCCCACCGGACGGTTGGGCCTCACCGGACGGGCGGGCCGGCGGCCTACTGGGCGCGCGCAGCGAAACCGGGGGATGCCATCACCATCATCGGCCCCAACAATCGGGCGGCACACTGCATCACAGCGGAAACCTACTCCGGTATCGAATGGCGTCCCGGCTTGGCACAGCGCGTTCTCCTTGCCGGAGACGAGACTGCCGTGCCGGCCATCAGCGCCATCCTGGAATCATTGCCGGAAGACTTAAAGGGGCATGCCTTCCTCGAAGTGCCTGAGGCGGCCGATTTCCAAGACCTCGCCACAGACGCCGACGTCGAAATCACCTGGCTCGCGCGCGGCGCGCTCGGCAGCCGCTCCAGGCCTCGTGGCGAGCTGCTGCGGGAAGCCGTCCGCGGAGCTGTTCCCGTCCCCGGCTGGGTAGGCATCATCTCGCTCGACGGGCCCGCCGGTCCCGAACCGGAAGACGTCAACATCGACCAGGACATCCTGTGGGATACCCCGCTGCGCATGGACACAGCCGCCATCCAAGCGAGCCGGAATCCAGGCCTTCCCGCCGGTGCGTTGCCGTTCTACGCCTGGATCGCGGGCGAGGCCGGGGTGGTCAAGGAGCTCCGGCGGTACCTCGTCCGGGACGCGGGGATCGACCGTAAGCAAGTGGCGTTCATGGGGTACTGGCGCAAGGGGAAAGCCGAACTCTAG
- a CDS encoding SGNH/GDSL hydrolase family protein: protein MAGNVRHADQNGRRRFVALGDSFTEGVGDRNETLPNGVRGWADRVAEKLAKAEPGWEYANLAVRSKRLRHVVEEQMDRAVAMGPTLITLYAGGNDILDFGTDMDQLMAEYERLVARLAATGATLVLFTGYDVKVSAVLEPFKKRNTLYNERVRELAAKYGAVLVDYWCLDAYHDRRMWASDRLHMSKAGHKYMAAQVLDHLGVAHKFSPKDWEPPQRLKLRDWERRQRRWVNDWVLPLFGRKLRGVTLGDTLRPRWPEPVKVPRKAGLRKLAERQAAAAGSAASGDADSAESNARTNGGTQP, encoded by the coding sequence GTGGCTGGGAACGTGCGGCATGCTGACCAGAACGGACGACGGCGGTTTGTTGCCTTGGGCGATTCCTTCACTGAAGGTGTGGGGGACCGGAACGAGACGTTGCCGAATGGCGTCCGGGGCTGGGCCGACCGCGTCGCGGAGAAACTGGCCAAGGCCGAACCTGGCTGGGAATATGCCAATCTTGCGGTCCGAAGCAAGCGTCTCCGTCATGTCGTTGAGGAGCAGATGGACCGGGCCGTTGCGATGGGTCCCACGCTCATCACGCTTTATGCCGGCGGCAACGACATCCTGGACTTCGGTACGGACATGGACCAACTCATGGCCGAATACGAAAGACTCGTGGCACGTCTTGCGGCCACGGGAGCCACGTTGGTCTTGTTCACCGGGTACGACGTCAAGGTGTCGGCCGTGCTGGAACCCTTCAAGAAGCGCAACACCCTCTACAACGAGCGCGTCCGCGAACTGGCCGCAAAGTACGGGGCCGTGCTGGTGGACTATTGGTGCCTTGACGCCTACCACGACCGACGGATGTGGGCCTCTGACCGTCTCCATATGTCCAAAGCCGGACACAAATACATGGCGGCGCAGGTCTTGGACCACCTCGGCGTAGCCCACAAGTTCTCGCCTAAGGATTGGGAACCGCCGCAACGCCTCAAACTGCGTGATTGGGAACGTCGCCAGCGGCGCTGGGTGAACGATTGGGTCCTGCCGCTGTTCGGCCGTAAGCTCCGCGGCGTCACGTTGGGGGACACGTTGCGCCCACGCTGGCCGGAGCCAGTGAAGGTTCCGCGGAAGGCCGGCTTGCGTAAGCTCGCGGAGCGCCAAGCCGCCGCGGCTGGTTCGGCAGCATCCGGCGACGCCGACTCGGCCGAAAGCAACGCTCGAACTAACGGGGGGACACAACCATGA
- a CDS encoding SGNH/GDSL hydrolase family protein, giving the protein MTTHTPLRFVAVGDSFTEGVGDRDLRLPNDCRGWADRVAEELARHEAHTRYANLALRGRRLKQIIAEQLEPALDMAPTLVSFHAGGNDLLGARLDMRTLVAGFEEAVARIAQSGARILLFTEYNVPLSPVLEPLKLRTAVFNKHIRRISAAYRTLLVDHWCFEKYQDRRMWAPDRLHMSGVGHEYMAKRVLEVLGAAHSLGSPVLGTLPPRSRAEILADDAAWFSRDVAPWLSRRLRGVSSGDHLSARWPDLMPVVLPEQLGTSRELARL; this is encoded by the coding sequence ATGACCACGCACACGCCGCTGCGATTCGTCGCCGTCGGGGATTCCTTTACGGAAGGCGTCGGTGACCGTGACCTTCGCCTTCCGAACGATTGCCGCGGTTGGGCAGATCGTGTCGCCGAGGAACTGGCCCGGCATGAGGCGCACACCCGCTACGCCAACTTGGCCCTCCGCGGCCGTCGGCTCAAGCAGATCATCGCTGAACAGCTTGAGCCGGCGCTTGATATGGCTCCCACACTTGTCAGTTTCCACGCCGGCGGCAACGATCTCCTCGGCGCACGGCTGGACATGCGCACCTTGGTCGCCGGATTCGAGGAGGCCGTTGCCCGGATTGCGCAAAGCGGTGCCCGGATCCTGCTGTTCACCGAGTACAACGTTCCGCTCTCGCCAGTGTTGGAACCCCTCAAGCTACGCACAGCCGTTTTCAACAAGCACATCCGGCGTATTTCCGCGGCGTACCGAACGCTTCTCGTGGACCACTGGTGCTTCGAAAAGTACCAGGACCGCCGCATGTGGGCGCCGGACCGGCTGCACATGTCCGGCGTCGGGCACGAATATATGGCGAAGAGGGTCTTGGAAGTGTTGGGCGCCGCGCACTCGTTGGGTTCACCTGTGCTGGGGACTTTGCCGCCGCGGAGCCGTGCGGAGATTCTGGCCGACGACGCCGCGTGGTTCAGTCGCGATGTGGCGCCGTGGCTTTCGCGTCGTCTCAGGGGAGTTTCGAGCGGGGACCACTTGAGCGCCCGCTGGCCGGACCTTATGCCGGTTGTGTTGCCGGAGCAGTTGGGGACGTCCCGTGAACTGGCCCGGCTTTGA
- a CDS encoding YciI family protein: MFVVSLTYKVPEEIVDFHRPAHMDWVKDAFDAGTFLASGRRVPAIGGVLLSNVDRATLDASLATDPFFVNGVADFEIIEFTVTTASKGYENLLD, encoded by the coding sequence ATGTTCGTCGTTTCGCTGACATACAAAGTTCCCGAGGAGATCGTCGATTTCCACCGCCCCGCGCATATGGATTGGGTCAAGGACGCGTTCGACGCCGGCACTTTCCTTGCGTCCGGACGTCGCGTTCCGGCCATCGGAGGGGTGCTTTTGTCCAACGTTGACCGTGCAACCCTGGATGCTTCCCTGGCAACGGATCCGTTCTTCGTCAACGGGGTGGCAGACTTCGAGATCATCGAATTCACAGTCACCACGGCGTCCAAAGGGTACGAAAACCTGCTGGACTGA
- a CDS encoding NADPH-dependent F420 reductase, whose translation MADITIIGTGNMASGIAARAATAGKSVQILSRNSDSAAALADKVHGTSGITGSPVEGSIVVLATPFDASKEVLSSYGSALNGKTIVDISNPVNFETFDSLTVPAGTSAAEELQALVPGASVVKAFNTVFAATLADGEVAGQTLDVLVAGDDTEATAAVVDFVKGAGLRPVNVGPLRRSRELEAFQLLVMTLQISEAHPDYNWNSAVKLLP comes from the coding sequence ATGGCTGACATCACCATCATCGGTACCGGCAACATGGCGTCCGGCATTGCGGCCCGCGCCGCTACCGCTGGCAAGAGCGTCCAGATCCTTAGCCGCAACTCCGACTCCGCTGCTGCACTTGCGGACAAGGTCCACGGGACCTCCGGAATCACCGGATCCCCCGTCGAAGGCAGCATCGTGGTGCTCGCAACTCCATTCGATGCCTCCAAGGAAGTGCTTTCTTCCTATGGCTCCGCGCTCAACGGCAAGACGATCGTGGACATCTCCAACCCCGTGAACTTCGAGACCTTCGATTCGCTCACCGTCCCCGCCGGAACCTCGGCAGCTGAAGAACTCCAGGCTCTGGTCCCCGGCGCATCGGTAGTGAAGGCGTTCAACACCGTCTTCGCAGCCACTCTCGCCGATGGTGAGGTAGCCGGACAGACCCTGGACGTACTGGTGGCGGGCGACGACACCGAGGCGACTGCCGCCGTCGTCGACTTCGTCAAGGGTGCCGGGCTGCGCCCCGTGAACGTCGGGCCGCTGCGCCGCTCACGTGAACTCGAAGCATTCCAGCTGCTCGTCATGACCCTGCAGATCAGCGAAGCCCACCCCGACTACAACTGGAACTCAGCTGTCAAACTCCTGCCGTAA
- a CDS encoding MarR family winged helix-turn-helix transcriptional regulator, producing the protein MTEPRWLNADERRAWLALLSINTLLPAALDTQLQAAGKLSLFDYNVLAMLSEADGRFLPMSELAARTSASLSRLSHVVTKLQRRGWVEREAHPGDARVTVAHLTDAGLDTIVSLAPGHVDAVRTLMLDAMTDDDVADLARIGEKIVARLDDGHWILREH; encoded by the coding sequence ATGACCGAACCGCGCTGGCTCAATGCCGACGAACGCCGTGCCTGGCTGGCCCTCTTGAGCATCAACACCCTCCTACCCGCCGCCCTCGACACCCAGTTGCAAGCGGCCGGCAAATTGTCCCTGTTCGACTACAACGTGCTCGCCATGCTGTCCGAAGCGGATGGTCGTTTCCTGCCGATGAGCGAGCTTGCCGCCCGCACGAGCGCTTCCTTGTCGAGGTTGTCGCACGTTGTCACCAAGCTGCAGAGGCGCGGCTGGGTTGAGCGAGAGGCGCACCCAGGCGATGCCCGCGTCACCGTTGCGCACCTGACTGACGCCGGCTTGGACACCATCGTGTCCCTCGCTCCGGGGCACGTGGATGCCGTCCGCACCTTGATGTTGGATGCCATGACCGACGACGACGTTGCGGACCTCGCACGGATCGGCGAGAAGATCGTGGCGCGCTTGGACGACGGCCACTGGATCCTGCGCGAACACTGA
- a CDS encoding SGNH/GDSL hydrolase family protein produces the protein MDFSARYVALGDSFTEGLGDADPSRPNGVRGWADLVAHQLARSNDDFGYANLAIRGKKLRQVMAEQVDAAVALQPTLVTLYAGANDIFRPKVDIDRLMEDYAAGIEKLSVTGATLLLFTGFDARSSKVFGAMRGRTAIYNELVREIAENHGALLVDYWRFSEYHDWHMWGQDRMHMSTAGHINMANRVLAVLEHEGPLDAPPPVPQPQLARVEALRANARWAREHAAPWVIRRVTGKSSGDGLSPKYPQLTRP, from the coding sequence ATGGATTTTTCTGCCCGGTATGTGGCATTGGGAGACTCGTTCACCGAAGGACTGGGGGACGCCGACCCCTCGCGCCCTAACGGAGTCAGGGGATGGGCGGACCTGGTTGCCCATCAATTGGCCCGAAGCAATGACGATTTCGGCTACGCCAATCTGGCCATCCGCGGCAAGAAGCTCCGGCAAGTCATGGCAGAGCAGGTGGACGCCGCCGTCGCACTCCAACCGACGCTGGTGACCCTTTATGCGGGCGCGAACGACATCTTCCGCCCCAAAGTCGACATCGACAGGCTCATGGAAGACTACGCAGCCGGCATCGAGAAGCTCAGCGTCACTGGCGCTACGTTGCTTCTTTTCACGGGTTTCGATGCCCGCAGTTCCAAGGTGTTCGGCGCCATGCGCGGACGCACCGCTATCTATAACGAGCTAGTGCGGGAAATCGCCGAAAACCACGGCGCGCTCCTGGTGGACTATTGGCGATTCAGCGAATACCACGACTGGCACATGTGGGGCCAGGACCGTATGCACATGTCCACTGCTGGTCACATCAACATGGCCAACCGGGTCCTGGCCGTCCTGGAACACGAAGGTCCCCTCGACGCACCGCCGCCCGTGCCGCAACCCCAGCTTGCCAGGGTGGAAGCCTTGAGGGCCAACGCGCGCTGGGCCCGTGAACATGCCGCCCCGTGGGTCATCCGCCGGGTTACGGGAAAGTCGTCCGGCGACGGGCTCAGCCCGAAGTATCCGCAGCTCACCCGACCCTAA
- a CDS encoding FAD:protein FMN transferase, protein MGTVVSLAVPAPPEAAAQPVGDELEAATAVVERLFNGLDRTFSLYRPDSEASAMARRELALADASADMRRLYVEASEWRTLTEGAFTAERPDGVVDLAGIVKAHAIREAGTSLLALGLKDWCLNAGGDVLVHGSPIPGSERSWLAGIVDPDDRTSLLTAFPLGNAGERALATSGTSERGHHIWTVGLQSERTAGYRQVSVAAADIITADVLATAIMAGGARTLTLATARWDVDVLVVKNDGGLLATPGFRSPPAQSG, encoded by the coding sequence ATGGGCACAGTGGTGAGCCTCGCCGTCCCGGCCCCTCCAGAGGCGGCAGCCCAACCCGTGGGGGATGAGCTCGAGGCGGCCACCGCCGTCGTCGAGCGGTTGTTCAACGGGCTGGACCGGACGTTCAGTCTGTACCGGCCCGATTCGGAGGCGAGCGCGATGGCCCGGCGCGAGCTGGCCCTGGCGGATGCTTCGGCGGACATGCGCCGGTTGTATGTCGAGGCCTCCGAGTGGCGAACCCTGACGGAGGGGGCGTTCACGGCCGAACGGCCGGACGGCGTCGTGGACTTGGCGGGGATCGTCAAGGCGCATGCGATTCGGGAAGCCGGAACGTCGCTTCTCGCTCTGGGGTTGAAGGACTGGTGCCTCAATGCGGGAGGGGATGTGCTGGTGCACGGATCGCCGATCCCGGGGAGCGAGCGTTCGTGGTTGGCGGGGATCGTTGACCCCGATGATCGGACGTCGCTCCTGACCGCGTTTCCGCTCGGTAACGCAGGCGAACGGGCCCTAGCGACCTCAGGAACGAGCGAACGCGGCCACCACATCTGGACCGTAGGCCTGCAAAGCGAGCGGACGGCCGGATACCGGCAGGTATCGGTTGCCGCCGCCGACATCATCACGGCCGATGTCCTGGCCACCGCCATCATGGCCGGCGGCGCCCGGACCCTCACGCTGGCTACGGCGCGCTGGGACGTGGACGTGCTCGTAGTGAAGAACGACGGCGGTCTGCTCGCCACGCCCGGGTTCCGGAGCCCCCCTGCGCAGTCCGGTTAG
- a CDS encoding FMN-binding protein: MRFRAGISAAFASAAILLAGWQAGAHVATSNASAVTTSSTGTTGGTGSTAATGSTAAGTTGSSAPGSSSGNGTSSSLGASAKASGTYAGEAVQTRFGIVQVQVTVKAGAITDITALHLTDQEQRSVQISARAAPLLRSEVLSAQSANVQTIGGATITSDAYLTSLQAALDAAHF; encoded by the coding sequence GTGAGATTCAGGGCAGGAATATCAGCGGCATTTGCTTCGGCGGCGATCCTCCTCGCCGGTTGGCAGGCAGGCGCGCACGTGGCGACCTCCAACGCGTCTGCGGTCACTACCTCCTCAACAGGAACCACAGGCGGGACGGGCTCGACGGCGGCCACGGGCTCGACGGCGGCCGGAACCACCGGGAGCAGCGCTCCCGGATCGTCCTCGGGAAACGGGACCAGCTCCAGCCTGGGAGCCTCAGCCAAGGCGAGCGGCACCTATGCCGGCGAAGCTGTGCAGACGCGCTTCGGAATAGTACAGGTCCAAGTGACCGTCAAAGCCGGAGCGATCACCGACATCACGGCCCTGCACCTGACCGACCAGGAACAACGATCGGTTCAGATCAGCGCCAGGGCAGCACCGCTGCTCCGTTCCGAGGTCCTGAGTGCGCAATCGGCGAACGTCCAGACCATTGGCGGCGCCACCATTACCAGCGATGCGTATCTGACGTCTCTCCAGGCAGCCCTCGATGCAGCCCATTTCTAG